The Terriglobales bacterium genome has a segment encoding these proteins:
- the aroC gene encoding chorismate synthase: MRFFTAGESHGEALVGTISGLPAGISVEQGFVDRELWRRQQGYGRGGRMKIESDRAHFLSGVRHGKTIGSPIAILLENKDWKNWQEALPVEAGDPGKHKTVKSPRPGHADLAGALKYDFADARYVLERASARESAARVACGALAKLFLRELGIEVLSHVVAVGGATIANADVAWESLVALAKKDEVLLNCADGESEQRMKAEVDAVLKTGDTVGGVFEVVAHNVPPGLGTYAQWDERLDTQLAAAVMSLQAVKAVEIGSGVTSAVSQGSAVHDAIGYEKQKQRFTGFVRSSNHAGGIEGGVTNGEDVLVRGYLKPISTLRRPLESVDFATREPVKAAYERSDVCVVPAAGVAGEAMVALTLARAALEKFGGDSVGETKRNFQGYLAQLRNF; encoded by the coding sequence TTGAGATTCTTCACTGCCGGGGAGTCGCACGGGGAGGCGCTGGTCGGCACGATCAGCGGCCTGCCGGCGGGGATCTCCGTGGAGCAGGGGTTCGTGGACCGCGAGCTGTGGCGGCGGCAGCAGGGCTACGGGCGCGGCGGGCGGATGAAGATCGAGAGCGATCGCGCGCACTTCCTCTCGGGCGTGCGGCACGGGAAGACCATCGGGTCGCCGATCGCGATCCTGCTGGAGAACAAAGACTGGAAGAACTGGCAGGAGGCGCTGCCGGTCGAGGCGGGCGACCCGGGGAAGCACAAGACGGTGAAGTCGCCGCGCCCGGGACACGCGGACCTGGCGGGCGCGCTGAAGTACGACTTCGCTGACGCGCGGTACGTGCTGGAGCGCGCTTCGGCGCGGGAGTCGGCGGCGCGGGTGGCGTGCGGCGCGCTGGCGAAGCTGTTCCTGCGCGAGCTGGGGATCGAGGTGCTGAGCCACGTGGTGGCGGTGGGCGGCGCGACGATCGCGAACGCCGACGTGGCGTGGGAGTCGCTGGTCGCGCTGGCGAAGAAGGACGAGGTCCTGCTGAACTGCGCGGACGGGGAGAGCGAGCAGCGGATGAAGGCCGAGGTGGACGCGGTGCTGAAGACCGGGGACACCGTAGGCGGGGTGTTCGAGGTGGTGGCGCACAACGTGCCGCCGGGCCTAGGGACGTACGCGCAGTGGGACGAGCGGCTGGACACGCAGCTCGCGGCGGCGGTCATGAGCCTGCAAGCGGTGAAGGCGGTGGAGATCGGGAGCGGTGTGACGTCGGCGGTATCGCAGGGCTCGGCGGTGCACGACGCGATCGGGTACGAGAAGCAGAAGCAGCGCTTCACGGGGTTCGTGCGCAGCTCCAACCATGCCGGCGGCATCGAAGGCGGCGTGACGAACGGGGAAGACGTGCTGGTGCGGGGGTACCTGAAGCCGATCTCGACGCTGCGGCGGCCGCTGGAGTCGGTGGACTTCGCGACGCGGGAGCCGGTGAAGGCGGCGTACGAGCGCTCGGACGTGTGCGTGGTGCCGGCGGCGGGCGTCGCGGGCGAGGCGATGGTCGCGCTGACGCTGGCGCGGGCGGCGCTGGAGAAGTTCGGCGGGGACTCGGTGGGCGAGACGAAGAGGAACTTTCAGGGCTACCTGGCGCAGTTGAGGAATTTCTG